In Apium graveolens cultivar Ventura chromosome 10, ASM990537v1, whole genome shotgun sequence, the following are encoded in one genomic region:
- the LOC141693847 gene encoding uncharacterized protein LOC141693847 isoform X2: MNRGYFANISELKKHGGKISEANKIIIPAMAALKFPALDVTYPNGTKLSLPTVFSANGVDTSTMTVPKASLMCLSFRASSQTMVNTWTMPFLDAFSNSKAVQLYEVSFIDSWLLTRSPVKKLLLRIMRKPDPEEKKDMLQRQIVYFFGDHYYFRKDLKILNLLTGYIFLLDKFGRIRWQGSGVASKEELTSLFSCTSLLLEEN, translated from the exons ATGAATCGAGGTTACTTTGCCAATATTTCCGAGCTCAAGAAACACGGTGGCAAG ATTTCTGAGGCAAATAAAATTATAATTCCAGCAATGGCAGCTCTGAAGTTTCCTGCCTTGGATGTGACATACCCGAATGGTACGAAACTGTCGTTGCCAACCGTGTTTAGTGCCAATGGAGTTGATACCAGCACCATGACTGTGCCAAAGGCATCTTTGATGTGTCTTTCGTTCCGTGCTAGTTCACAG ACAATGGTAAATACTTGGACCATGCCCTTTCTTGATGCATTTAGCAATTCGAAGGCAGTTCAGTTATACGAG GTTTCCTTCATAGACTCTTGGCTACTAACACGCAGTCCTGTAAAGAAATTACTACTTCGTATAATGAGAAAACCTGACCCCGAAGAAAAGAAGGATATGCTGCAGAGGCAGATTGTTTATTTCTTCGGTGACCATTATTACTTCAGAAAGGATCTCAAGATATTAAACCTTCTTACAGG GTATATATTCTTGCTTGACAAATTTGGTAGAATACGGTGGCAAGGTTCAGGAGTTGCATCAAAAGAAGAGTTGACGTCTCTTTTTTCTTGCACATCGCTTTTATTAGAAGAGAATTGA
- the LOC141693847 gene encoding uncharacterized protein LOC141693847 isoform X1, protein MLRLKRLTWIKPTIHSPLLNSPLAASNPSQWTPLRFFDFYKLGNKEEIEKERARLNDEMNRGYFANISELKKHGGKISEANKIIIPAMAALKFPALDVTYPNGTKLSLPTVFSANGVDTSTMTVPKASLMCLSFRASSQTMVNTWTMPFLDAFSNSKAVQLYEVSFIDSWLLTRSPVKKLLLRIMRKPDPEEKKDMLQRQIVYFFGDHYYFRKDLKILNLLTGYIFLLDKFGRIRWQGSGVASKEELTSLFSCTSLLLEEN, encoded by the exons ATGTTGAGGCTAAAGCGACTGACTTGGATCAAACCCACCATTCACTCACCACTCCTCAATTCTCCTTTAGCTGCTTCTAATCCCTCTCAATGGACCCCACTTCGCTTCTTCGATTTTTACAAG CTTGGCAACAAGGAGGAGATCGAGAAAGAACGAGCTAGGCT TAACGATGAGATGAATCGAGGTTACTTTGCCAATATTTCCGAGCTCAAGAAACACGGTGGCAAG ATTTCTGAGGCAAATAAAATTATAATTCCAGCAATGGCAGCTCTGAAGTTTCCTGCCTTGGATGTGACATACCCGAATGGTACGAAACTGTCGTTGCCAACCGTGTTTAGTGCCAATGGAGTTGATACCAGCACCATGACTGTGCCAAAGGCATCTTTGATGTGTCTTTCGTTCCGTGCTAGTTCACAG ACAATGGTAAATACTTGGACCATGCCCTTTCTTGATGCATTTAGCAATTCGAAGGCAGTTCAGTTATACGAG GTTTCCTTCATAGACTCTTGGCTACTAACACGCAGTCCTGTAAAGAAATTACTACTTCGTATAATGAGAAAACCTGACCCCGAAGAAAAGAAGGATATGCTGCAGAGGCAGATTGTTTATTTCTTCGGTGACCATTATTACTTCAGAAAGGATCTCAAGATATTAAACCTTCTTACAGG GTATATATTCTTGCTTGACAAATTTGGTAGAATACGGTGGCAAGGTTCAGGAGTTGCATCAAAAGAAGAGTTGACGTCTCTTTTTTCTTGCACATCGCTTTTATTAGAAGAGAATTGA